A part of Crassostrea angulata isolate pt1a10 chromosome 5, ASM2561291v2, whole genome shotgun sequence genomic DNA contains:
- the LOC128183001 gene encoding uncharacterized protein LOC128183001, protein MDTTKDDPEKAIYIVAGSVAGGILILIVLGIFIFVILNRKRKRQSNGESRNEDISHANNAFENNQDLPDNPLYLSSQPVDELGYSSDQEKQLGLPPTDSKTKKKINSDYDVPPNNKPIPDGTSSMPVYAVPKRSQNRTPEVSTGDMYAEVCKPNRSTAKDPVRKSNEEGLLYMEVEQDTAATKQTNINDKNKITEGVCYAEIKHT, encoded by the exons ATGGATACGACGAAAGATGATCCAGAGAAAGCGATAT acattGTTGCTGGCTCTGTGGCTGGAGGCATACTAATACTTATTGTACTGGGGATTTTCATTTTCGTAATTCTAAACAG GAAGAGAAAAAGGCAAAGTAATGGTGAATCTCGGAACGAGGACATATCACATGCAAATAACGCCTTTGAAAACAACCAAGACTTGCCTGACAATCCTTTATATCTCTCTTCGCAACCTGTGGACGAATTAGGGTACAGTTCGGATCAGGAAAAGCAACTAGGTCTACCACCGACGGATTCAAAaacgaagaaaaaaattaactcaGACTATGATGTTCCTCCTAACAATAAACCAATACCTGATGGTACGTCTTCAATGCCAGTCTATGCTGTTCCAAAAAGGAGTCAGAACCGTACACCTGAGGTTAGCACAGGCGATATGTATGCAGAGGTATGTAAACCAAACAGAAGCACTGCAAAGGATCCGGTAAGAAAAAGTAATGAAGAAGGTCTCTTGTACATGGAAGTTGAACAAGACACTGCTGCCACAAAACAAACTAACAtcaatgacaaaaataaaatcactgAAGGTGTCTGTTATGCCGAAATTAAGCACACATAA